A single region of the Geobacillus subterraneus genome encodes:
- a CDS encoding GAF domain-containing protein — MFHPTAYSGTREENYALVIEQLKALIAGEPNMIANLANAAALLNQFLTDINWVGFYLAEGDELVLGPFQGLPACVRIPFGKGVCGTAAAERRTVVVPDVHQFPGHIACDAASQSEIVVPLIKEGRVIGVLDIDSPVKNRFDDTDRRYLEQFAGVLISE; from the coding sequence ATGTTTCATCCAACCGCCTACAGTGGTACACGCGAAGAAAACTATGCGCTCGTCATCGAGCAGCTGAAAGCGCTCATCGCCGGAGAGCCGAACATGATTGCCAACTTGGCGAACGCTGCCGCCCTGCTTAATCAGTTTCTCACCGACATCAACTGGGTCGGGTTTTACTTGGCAGAGGGCGACGAACTTGTGCTCGGCCCGTTCCAAGGGTTGCCGGCGTGCGTGCGCATTCCGTTCGGCAAAGGGGTTTGTGGCACAGCAGCCGCCGAGCGGCGGACGGTCGTCGTTCCCGATGTGCACCAATTTCCGGGCCATATCGCCTGCGATGCTGCATCCCAATCGGAAATTGTCGTGCCGCTCATCAAGGAAGGCCGCGTCATCGGCGTCCTTGACATCGACAGCCCGGTGAAAAACCGCTTTGATGACACTGACCGCCGCTATTTAGAACAATTCGCCGGCGTGCTCATTTCCGAATGA
- the tyrS gene encoding tyrosine--tRNA ligase produces the protein MDLLEELQWRGLVNQTTDEDGLRKLLNEGNVTLYCGFDPTADSLHIGNLAAILTLRRFQQAGHRPIALVGGATGLIGDPSGKKSERTLNAKETVEAWSARIKEQLGRLLDFEAEGNPAKIANNYDWIGPLDVITFLRDVGKHFSVNYMLAKESVQSRIETGISFTEFSYMMLQAYDFLNLYETEQCRLQIGGSDQWGNITAGLELIRRTKGEAEAFGLTIPLITKADGTKFGKTESGTIWLDKEKTSPYEFYQFWINTDDRDVIRYLKYFTFLSKEEIEALEHELREAPEKRAAQKALAEEVTKLVHGEEALRQAIRISEALFSGDIAELTAAEIEQGFKDVPSFVHEGGDVPLVELLVAAGISPSKRQAREDVQNGAIYVNGERIQDVSAFLTAEHRLEGRFTVIRRGKKKYYLIRYA, from the coding sequence ATGGACTTGCTCGAAGAACTGCAATGGCGTGGGCTCGTCAATCAAACGACGGATGAAGACGGGCTCCGAAAGCTGTTGAATGAAGGAAACGTGACGCTCTATTGCGGATTTGACCCGACAGCGGACAGTTTGCACATCGGCAACTTAGCGGCCATTTTGACGCTGCGCCGCTTTCAGCAGGCCGGACATCGGCCGATCGCCCTAGTCGGCGGCGCAACCGGACTGATTGGCGACCCGAGCGGAAAGAAAAGCGAGCGCACGCTCAATGCCAAAGAAACCGTCGAGGCATGGAGCGCCCGCATTAAAGAACAGCTCGGCCGCCTGTTAGACTTTGAAGCGGAAGGCAATCCGGCAAAAATCGCTAATAACTATGATTGGATCGGTCCGCTTGATGTCATTACATTTTTGCGCGATGTCGGCAAGCATTTCAGCGTCAATTACATGCTCGCCAAAGAATCGGTGCAGTCGCGCATTGAAACCGGCATTTCGTTCACCGAGTTCAGCTACATGATGCTGCAGGCATACGACTTCCTCAACTTGTACGAAACGGAACAATGCCGCCTGCAAATCGGCGGGAGCGACCAATGGGGCAACATTACCGCCGGGCTCGAGCTCATTCGTAGAACGAAAGGAGAAGCGGAAGCGTTCGGCTTGACGATTCCGCTCATCACGAAAGCGGACGGCACGAAATTCGGAAAAACGGAAAGCGGCACGATTTGGCTTGATAAAGAAAAAACGTCGCCGTATGAGTTTTACCAGTTTTGGATTAACACCGATGACCGCGACGTCATCCGTTACTTGAAGTATTTTACGTTCCTGTCGAAAGAGGAAATCGAGGCGCTTGAACATGAGCTGCGCGAGGCGCCGGAGAAGCGGGCGGCACAAAAAGCGCTCGCTGAGGAAGTGACGAAGCTCGTTCATGGCGAAGAGGCGCTTAGGCAGGCGATCCGCATTTCGGAGGCGCTCTTTAGCGGCGACATTGCCGAGTTGACGGCCGCGGAAATCGAGCAAGGGTTTAAAGATGTGCCGTCGTTTGTCCATGAAGGAGGCGACGTTCCGCTCGTCGAGCTGCTTGTCGCCGCCGGCATTTCGCCATCGAAGCGGCAGGCGCGCGAAGATGTTCAAAACGGCGCCATCTATGTCAACGGCGAACGCATCCAAGACGTCAGTGCCTTCTTAACGGCCGAACACCGTTTGGAAGGGCGGTTTACCGTCATCCGCCGCGGCAAGAAGAAATATTATTTAATTCGCTATGCCTAA
- the hisJ gene encoding histidinol-phosphatase HisJ: MRDGHIHTPFCPHGSHDPLEQYVERAIALGYTDISFTEHAPLPERFVDPTPEQDSAMERRQLERYLAAVADVKARYRNDITIRVGLEVDFIPGWEEETVRLLDEVGPLLDDSILSVHFLAHEDRYVCLDYSADMFAGIVRLFGSVERVHRAYYETVRRSIRADLGRYKPKRIGHITLVRKFWRRFPCPDPMTGLVLAILDDMGQFGYEIDYNGAGAAKPLCLEPYPPNRLIAEARRRGIPIVYGSDAHRAADLHQGRDVMDHEALAVDNRQASS; encoded by the coding sequence TTGCGTGACGGCCATATTCATACACCGTTTTGCCCGCACGGAAGCCATGACCCGCTTGAGCAATATGTAGAACGGGCGATTGCGCTCGGCTATACCGATATTTCCTTCACTGAACATGCCCCGCTGCCGGAACGGTTTGTCGACCCGACGCCGGAACAGGACAGCGCCATGGAGCGCCGGCAGCTTGAGCGCTATTTGGCCGCTGTCGCTGATGTGAAGGCGCGCTACCGAAACGACATCACGATCCGCGTCGGGCTTGAGGTCGACTTTATCCCCGGTTGGGAGGAAGAGACGGTGCGATTGCTCGATGAGGTCGGTCCGCTGCTTGATGACAGCATTTTATCGGTTCACTTTTTAGCGCACGAAGACCGCTATGTATGCTTAGACTACAGCGCCGATATGTTCGCCGGCATCGTCCGCCTGTTCGGCTCCGTTGAGCGCGTCCACCGCGCTTATTACGAAACCGTGCGCCGGTCGATCCGCGCCGACCTTGGCCGCTATAAGCCGAAACGCATCGGGCATATCACACTTGTGCGCAAGTTTTGGCGCCGCTTTCCATGCCCGGATCCGATGACCGGGCTCGTTCTTGCCATTCTTGATGACATGGGGCAGTTTGGCTATGAGATCGACTATAATGGAGCCGGCGCCGCCAAACCGCTCTGCCTCGAGCCTTACCCGCCCAACCGCCTCATCGCTGAAGCGCGGCGGCGCGGCATCCCGATCGTTTACGGCTCGGACGCTCATCGCGCGGCCGACTTGCATCAAGGGCGGGACGTGATGGATCACGAAGCGCTTGCGGTTGACAACCGCCAGGCGTCATCATAA
- the rpsD gene encoding 30S ribosomal protein S4: MARYTGPTWKISRRLGISLSGTGKELQKRPYPPGQHGPGQRRKLSEYGLQLQEKQKLRHMYGVNERQFRKTFEEAGKMPGKHGENFMILLESRLDNLVYRLGLARTRRQARQLVTHGHILVDGSRVNIPSYRVKPGQTIAVREKSRNLQVIKEALEANNFVPDYLTFDPEKMEGTYTRLPERSELPAEVNEALIVEFYSR; this comes from the coding sequence ATGGCTCGTTATACTGGCCCAACATGGAAAATTTCCCGCCGCCTTGGCATCTCGTTAAGCGGCACGGGGAAAGAATTGCAAAAACGTCCGTATCCGCCTGGTCAACACGGCCCAGGCCAACGGAGAAAATTGTCGGAGTACGGCTTGCAGCTGCAGGAAAAACAAAAGCTGCGCCATATGTACGGCGTGAACGAGCGCCAGTTCCGCAAAACGTTTGAAGAAGCGGGCAAAATGCCGGGCAAACACGGCGAAAACTTCATGATTTTGCTTGAATCGCGCCTCGACAACCTCGTCTACCGTTTAGGGTTGGCCCGCACGCGCCGTCAAGCCCGCCAGCTTGTGACGCACGGCCACATTTTAGTCGACGGCAGCCGCGTCAACATCCCGTCGTACCGCGTCAAACCGGGACAAACGATCGCTGTCCGCGAAAAATCGCGCAACTTGCAAGTCATTAAAGAAGCGCTCGAAGCGAACAACTTCGTTCCGGATTACTTGACGTTCGACCCGGAAAAAATGGAAGGCACATACACTCGCCTGCCGGAGCGTTCCGAACTGCCGGCGGAAGTGAACGAAGCGCTCATCGTTGAGTTCTACTCGCGTTAA
- a CDS encoding transglycosylase domain-containing protein, which yields MEQKPFRASLQKMWHYFSLTYDIVWNVTLILLITALCLVCFAAGIGAGYFAFLVKDMAVPSHDKMKSEIYSYEETSHMYFADGVYLGRFRSDLDREAVRLADVSPYVVQAVIATEDEHFYEHDGVVPKAVIRAMFQEVTNSPNKSGGSTLTQQLVKNQLLTSEVSFERKAKEMLLALRLERFLSKEEILEAYLNVVPFGRSSSGRNIAGIQAAAQGVFGVDAKDLNLAQAAFLAGLPQNPFVYTPFAADGSLKQDLSAGLKRMKTVLYRMKRAGYISDKQYKEALAYDVTKHFAAPKPTPFERYPFLTMEIERRVKEVLAETFAKRHGHKPEELKRDAGLYRRYAGEAGKALRQGGLHIYTTIDKAIYEQMQRVATRYPYYGSDRVYYTKDKQTGKTVARRQPVEVGAMLIENKTGKIISFVGGRDYKREQLNHATQAHRSNGSTMKPLLVYAPAMEMGVVQPGSVIPDLPLSIGSYSPKNADGKTHGLVSARRALQQSYNIPAVRIYTKIQSRHPIDYLLKMGVTSVARQEENNPALAIGGTHIGVTVEENVNAYATFANYGSFVDAYMIEKITDKDGTIIYQHTSKPVPVFSPQTSYLMIDMMRDVLHGGTASSVPRYLTFSADWAGKTGTSQDKRDSWFVATNPNVTFGVWIGYDRPAPLESRYKGLSYSRRTQLLWAQFMNAAHRVKPKLIDPPERFLMPGGIVRRAYCAVSGFSPSEACKKAGLVRYDLYNAKFTPRQGSDDYLVEGRFVVIGGRRYAALETTPEEFVTRGVIVNPKLLNQWGIDGITSAGDDFVVAILKENGRVPAPPAARLNGRTLVWDRHRERDVIGYRVYQVSETGERQIAAIIKAEEAASFSALKPGAAYCVTAVDIAGRESAPSSKVALPAAQPAPPADPPAREDNAENGAASPSARQ from the coding sequence ATGGAACAAAAACCGTTTCGAGCTTCGTTACAAAAAATGTGGCATTATTTTTCACTTACATATGACATCGTTTGGAATGTCACTCTTATTTTGCTCATCACCGCGCTCTGCCTCGTTTGTTTTGCCGCTGGCATCGGCGCCGGTTATTTCGCTTTTTTGGTGAAAGATATGGCGGTCCCTTCGCATGACAAAATGAAAAGCGAGATTTACAGTTATGAAGAAACGAGCCATATGTATTTTGCCGATGGCGTCTATTTAGGCCGATTCCGGTCCGACCTCGACCGTGAGGCGGTGCGCCTTGCCGACGTCTCCCCATACGTTGTGCAGGCGGTGATCGCCACCGAAGATGAGCACTTTTACGAACATGACGGCGTCGTCCCAAAGGCCGTCATTCGCGCCATGTTTCAGGAAGTGACGAACTCGCCGAACAAAAGCGGTGGCAGCACGCTTACGCAGCAGCTCGTCAAAAATCAGCTGCTGACCAGCGAAGTGTCGTTTGAACGCAAGGCGAAGGAAATGTTACTGGCGCTGCGCCTTGAACGATTTTTGTCGAAAGAAGAAATTTTAGAAGCCTACTTAAATGTTGTTCCGTTCGGCCGCAGCTCATCAGGCCGCAACATCGCCGGCATCCAGGCCGCCGCCCAAGGGGTGTTCGGCGTTGACGCCAAAGATCTCAATCTCGCCCAAGCAGCGTTTTTAGCCGGTTTGCCGCAAAACCCGTTCGTCTATACGCCGTTTGCCGCTGATGGCAGCCTCAAACAAGATCTCTCGGCCGGATTGAAACGGATGAAAACGGTGCTTTACCGGATGAAGCGCGCTGGCTATATTTCTGACAAGCAGTATAAAGAAGCGCTCGCCTACGATGTGACGAAACATTTCGCCGCTCCGAAGCCAACGCCGTTTGAGCGCTATCCGTTTTTAACGATGGAAATTGAAAGACGGGTCAAAGAGGTGCTCGCGGAAACGTTCGCCAAGCGCCACGGCCATAAGCCGGAAGAGCTGAAACGCGATGCCGGCTTGTATCGCCGCTATGCCGGTGAAGCGGGAAAAGCGCTGCGGCAAGGAGGCTTGCACATTTATACGACGATCGACAAAGCGATTTATGAGCAAATGCAGCGCGTGGCCACCCGCTACCCGTATTATGGCAGCGATCGTGTGTATTATACGAAAGACAAACAAACAGGGAAAACAGTCGCCCGCCGCCAACCGGTGGAAGTGGGAGCGATGCTCATCGAAAACAAAACCGGCAAAATCATCAGCTTTGTCGGCGGCCGCGACTACAAGCGCGAGCAGTTAAACCACGCCACCCAGGCGCACCGTTCAAACGGCTCAACGATGAAGCCGCTTTTAGTGTACGCGCCGGCGATGGAAATGGGCGTCGTTCAGCCCGGTTCGGTCATTCCCGACCTGCCGCTTTCGATCGGTTCGTACAGCCCGAAAAACGCTGATGGAAAAACACACGGCCTCGTCTCGGCGCGGCGCGCGCTTCAACAGTCGTACAACATCCCGGCCGTTCGGATCTATACGAAAATCCAAAGCCGCCATCCGATCGATTATTTGCTCAAAATGGGGGTTACAAGCGTCGCCAGGCAAGAAGAAAACAATCCGGCTTTAGCAATTGGCGGGACGCACATCGGCGTCACCGTCGAAGAAAACGTCAATGCGTATGCGACGTTTGCCAATTACGGTTCCTTTGTCGATGCGTATATGATCGAAAAAATTACCGATAAAGACGGAACGATCATTTATCAGCATACGAGCAAGCCGGTTCCCGTCTTTTCTCCGCAAACATCGTATTTAATGATCGATATGATGCGCGATGTGCTGCATGGCGGAACCGCCTCCTCAGTGCCGCGCTACTTGACGTTTTCGGCTGACTGGGCCGGCAAAACGGGGACATCGCAAGACAAACGCGATTCATGGTTTGTCGCCACAAACCCGAACGTGACGTTCGGCGTTTGGATCGGCTACGATCGTCCGGCGCCGCTGGAATCGCGCTATAAGGGGCTGTCCTACAGCCGGCGCACCCAGCTGTTATGGGCGCAATTCATGAATGCCGCCCATCGCGTAAAACCGAAGCTGATCGACCCGCCGGAGCGGTTTTTAATGCCCGGCGGCATCGTTCGCCGCGCGTATTGCGCCGTGAGCGGATTCAGCCCATCAGAGGCGTGCAAAAAAGCCGGACTCGTCCGCTATGATTTATATAATGCAAAGTTTACGCCGCGGCAAGGAAGCGATGACTATTTGGTCGAGGGCCGGTTTGTCGTCATTGGCGGGCGCCGGTATGCGGCGCTTGAGACGACGCCGGAGGAATTTGTCACCCGCGGGGTCATCGTCAATCCAAAGCTGCTCAATCAGTGGGGAATCGACGGGATAACATCAGCCGGCGATGACTTTGTTGTCGCCATCTTAAAAGAAAACGGGCGCGTCCCCGCTCCGCCGGCCGCCCGTCTGAACGGCCGCACTCTCGTCTGGGACCGACACCGGGAGCGCGATGTCATCGGCTACCGCGTCTATCAGGTGAGTGAAACCGGAGAGCGGCAAATCGCCGCCATTATTAAAGCGGAGGAAGCGGCTTCCTTTTCTGCTCTCAAGCCGGGAGCGGCCTATTGCGTCACCGCTGTCGATATTGCCGGCCGCGAATCGGCGCCATCGAGCAAAGTCGCACTGCCGGCCGCCCAGCCCGCCCCGCCGGCCGATCCGCCTGCTCGGGAGGACAACGCGGAAAACGGCGCCGCTTCCCCATCCGCTCGTCAATAA
- a CDS encoding cysteine desulfurase family protein — MIYLDNSATTKPFPEVIDSFVTVATDYFANPSSLHELGMKAERLLAQAREQIAAMLRVKANEVVFTSGGTEANNFAMKGVAWQYRRRGRHIITTEIEHPSVAEPCRQLEELGFEVTYLPVDRDGRVSVEQVERALRDDTILVSIMHVNNEVGTVQPIEEIGALLARYPKTLFHVDRVQGIGKVPLDLKQAGVDLCTLSAHKFHGLRGAGVLYVREGVRLMPLIAGGGQEMRLRSGTENVAAIVAMAKALRLAMEKYEREIGRLKALKEEWLAALSAIPEIEINTPRHGAAPHIINFSLKRGMKPEVFVHELAKSRIYVSTTSACSSKKKAPSQTLLAMGLGEGRAERGIRISLSFDNTNEEIAPAVAAMKQAIKTLSEVTGSHGDEV; from the coding sequence ATGATTTACCTTGATAACAGCGCGACAACGAAACCGTTTCCGGAAGTGATCGATTCGTTTGTGACGGTCGCGACGGATTACTTTGCCAATCCGTCTTCACTTCATGAGCTGGGCATGAAGGCGGAGCGGCTGCTCGCACAGGCACGCGAACAAATCGCGGCCATGCTGCGCGTCAAAGCGAACGAGGTCGTGTTCACGTCCGGCGGAACGGAAGCGAACAATTTCGCCATGAAAGGAGTCGCTTGGCAATATCGGCGGCGCGGCCGCCATATCATTACGACGGAGATCGAGCATCCGTCCGTTGCCGAGCCGTGCCGGCAGCTTGAGGAGCTCGGCTTTGAGGTGACGTACTTGCCGGTCGACCGCGACGGGAGGGTGTCGGTAGAGCAAGTGGAGCGAGCGCTGCGCGATGACACGATTCTCGTTTCAATTATGCACGTCAACAACGAAGTCGGCACGGTGCAGCCGATTGAGGAAATCGGTGCGCTTCTTGCCCGCTATCCGAAGACGCTGTTTCATGTCGACCGGGTGCAAGGCATCGGCAAAGTGCCGCTCGATTTGAAACAAGCCGGCGTCGACTTATGCACGCTATCGGCCCATAAATTTCATGGATTGCGCGGCGCCGGGGTGCTTTATGTCCGCGAAGGCGTCCGTTTGATGCCGTTGATCGCCGGCGGCGGGCAGGAAATGCGGCTCCGGTCCGGAACGGAAAATGTCGCCGCCATTGTTGCGATGGCGAAAGCGCTGCGCCTGGCGATGGAGAAATACGAGCGGGAGATCGGCCGGCTCAAGGCGCTAAAGGAGGAGTGGCTGGCCGCCCTTTCCGCCATTCCGGAGATTGAGATCAACACGCCGCGCCACGGCGCTGCGCCGCATATCATCAACTTTTCCTTAAAGCGCGGCATGAAGCCGGAAGTGTTCGTCCATGAGCTGGCGAAAAGCCGTATTTACGTCTCGACGACATCGGCTTGTTCGTCGAAAAAAAAGGCGCCGAGCCAAACGCTACTAGCCATGGGGCTCGGCGAAGGACGGGCTGAGCGCGGCATCCGCATCAGCCTGTCGTTTGACAACACGAACGAAGAAATCGCGCCGGCGGTGGCGGCCATGAAACAGGCGATCAAAACATTAAGTGAGGTAACGGGATCACATGGAGATGAAGTATGA
- a CDS encoding sensor domain-containing diguanylate cyclase — protein sequence MRWEETKRYESFKRKFFHWFLAFQDDGLFSTAAGELLALLKEELALEQAVLYLFDPSCGTFCPEAAAGGEPVAGRIAAEEKQEIVVVDDGGPRIAARLFFLLSEEAPAMVELVYGKGRRFDRPLLEALRADLAQLFRKLSTLSQGKSEEKRYEQLHCFAAKIHSSMQIDDVLEEIIRTLQNVYPSFTYYLLLSHDNHLRGNLPIKTFAFDENGEQTAALRAFLTGQVQCEETAAPQRSVLYAPIKGVQAVYGVIQIIAPHAAPFPKREINFISLLAGTAGSALENAKLYEQSRRLVADLQLINDTMRQLNARSRLHEAIEYMVSQIRQSFGADEVGFFLFADGKHELLPGSTPFFYEGLSAMYVEWVEARRRSGNDILFAGDVCASDFGSFCSVMAAPMLQNKETKGVCIVLARKPYQFTFDMFKLLQSLVQHSTLAFMNAILREELEKLVITDYLTKLYTRRYLDREIQQSMETDALGAFLLIDIDNFKQINDIYGHQTGDDVLVQVAEMIRTNIRDNDIAARWGGEELAVYLPNVSLFDAVSVARRIVEKVREHTVPPVTVSCGISSWRQHDHDNAEQLFKRADAALYMAKETGKNCIFVSDRHHSYKV from the coding sequence ATGAGATGGGAAGAAACGAAACGATATGAATCGTTTAAGCGGAAATTTTTCCACTGGTTTTTGGCGTTTCAGGACGACGGGCTGTTTTCAACAGCGGCGGGCGAGCTGCTTGCGCTGCTAAAAGAAGAGCTGGCGCTCGAACAAGCAGTATTGTACTTGTTTGACCCGTCGTGCGGCACCTTTTGCCCGGAGGCGGCCGCTGGCGGGGAGCCGGTGGCGGGGCGGATTGCGGCAGAGGAAAAGCAGGAGATCGTCGTGGTCGATGATGGCGGGCCGCGCATAGCCGCCCGCCTCTTTTTCCTGCTTTCCGAAGAAGCGCCGGCGATGGTCGAGCTGGTGTACGGAAAAGGCCGCCGCTTCGATAGACCGCTGCTTGAAGCGCTGAGAGCGGATTTGGCCCAGCTGTTCCGCAAGCTGAGCACGTTGTCACAAGGGAAGAGCGAGGAGAAACGGTACGAGCAGCTGCACTGCTTTGCGGCGAAAATCCACTCCTCGATGCAAATCGACGATGTGCTTGAAGAAATTATCCGCACGCTGCAAAACGTCTATCCGTCGTTTACATACTACCTTCTGTTATCGCACGATAACCACTTGCGCGGAAATTTGCCGATTAAAACGTTTGCCTTTGATGAAAACGGAGAGCAAACGGCGGCGCTGCGGGCGTTTTTGACCGGGCAGGTGCAATGCGAGGAGACAGCGGCGCCGCAGCGCTCGGTGCTGTACGCGCCCATTAAAGGGGTGCAGGCAGTATACGGGGTGATTCAAATTATCGCCCCGCATGCCGCTCCGTTTCCGAAGCGGGAAATCAACTTTATTTCACTGTTGGCGGGGACGGCCGGCAGCGCGCTGGAAAACGCCAAACTGTACGAACAGTCGCGCCGGCTTGTTGCCGATTTGCAGCTCATTAACGACACGATGCGCCAGCTGAACGCCCGGTCGCGGCTGCACGAGGCGATCGAGTATATGGTGTCGCAAATTCGGCAGTCGTTTGGCGCGGATGAAGTTGGCTTTTTCTTGTTTGCTGACGGCAAACATGAGCTTCTTCCGGGGAGCACGCCGTTTTTTTATGAAGGCTTATCGGCGATGTATGTCGAATGGGTCGAAGCGCGGCGTCGCAGCGGAAACGATATTTTATTTGCCGGCGATGTATGCGCGTCCGATTTTGGGTCGTTTTGTTCCGTTATGGCTGCGCCGATGCTGCAAAATAAAGAAACAAAAGGCGTCTGCATCGTGCTTGCCCGCAAGCCATATCAGTTCACGTTTGACATGTTTAAACTGCTGCAATCGCTTGTCCAGCACTCGACCCTGGCGTTTATGAACGCGATTTTGCGGGAGGAACTTGAGAAGTTGGTCATCACCGATTATTTGACGAAGCTGTATACGCGCCGTTATTTGGACAGAGAGATCCAACAATCGATGGAGACGGATGCGCTTGGGGCGTTTCTTTTAATCGATATCGACAACTTCAAACAGATCAACGACATTTACGGTCATCAGACGGGCGACGATGTGCTCGTTCAAGTGGCCGAGATGATCCGCACGAACATCCGCGATAACGATATCGCGGCGCGCTGGGGAGGAGAGGAACTCGCTGTCTATTTGCCGAACGTGTCGCTTTTTGACGCGGTTTCGGTTGCCCGCCGCATCGTTGAAAAAGTGAGGGAGCATACGGTCCCGCCGGTGACCGTTTCGTGCGGCATTTCATCGTGGAGGCAGCATGACCATGATAATGCGGAACAGTTGTTTAAACGGGCGGACGCGGCGCTGTATATGGCGAAGGAGACTGGAAAAAACTGCATTTTTGTCAGTGATCGCCACCATTCCTATAAGGTGTAA
- the ezrA gene encoding septation ring formation regulator EzrA, translating into MEIVWIVLLLSAGAIIYNQMYRKRMYREIDRLEGWKIELMNRPVPDELAKVKQLNMTGETERLFERWRQQWDEIVAVKLPDVEEQLFDAETLLDKYRYRQARKLLGQMEDGLRRLEEEVHQIIHEVNELIGSEEQNRAEIEELRAAHREAKKTLLAYRYTFGAAADLLDVRLSEAEKQFQSFAELTEAGNYLAARDVVLLLKQELDRLTAMMEEIPVLLGECQTSLPAQLAELADGYQEMEQSGYILDHLHIERALEEKQEKIKQCLAMIGELRIEEAKQTVAELKEEIDTLYDLLEKEVLAHRYVQTEMPRIGGMLKELAAEAKETGAEAVFVQQSYHLPPGDLEKYRSIEKQLHQLQKRFLLIEERAAEAKTAYSLLREELEQLVGQIGMMKEEHEQFRVMLQTLRKDELIAREKLDDMRKQLSEALRLVQKSRLPGLPESYALRLTEARNSLQNVAARLDEKPLDMPSVDQALEEAKASVERLYERTIEMIEQAALAERTIQYGNRYRRRYPAVHKGLEEAEFLFRHYDYEEALRQAVATIESVEPGAFDRVQQLWQTDNEEER; encoded by the coding sequence ATGGAAATCGTGTGGATCGTTCTGCTCCTCAGCGCAGGGGCAATCATATACAATCAGATGTACCGGAAGCGGATGTATCGGGAAATCGACCGGCTTGAGGGATGGAAAATCGAGCTGATGAACCGGCCGGTGCCGGATGAGCTCGCCAAAGTGAAACAGCTGAATATGACGGGGGAAACAGAGCGGCTGTTTGAACGGTGGCGCCAGCAATGGGATGAGATCGTAGCCGTGAAGCTGCCCGATGTCGAAGAACAGCTGTTTGACGCCGAAACGCTTCTTGACAAATACCGGTACCGGCAGGCGCGCAAGCTGCTTGGACAAATGGAGGACGGCCTGCGCCGCCTCGAGGAAGAGGTGCATCAAATCATTCATGAAGTCAACGAGCTGATCGGAAGCGAAGAGCAAAACCGTGCGGAAATCGAGGAGCTGCGGGCCGCCCACCGGGAGGCGAAAAAAACGCTGCTCGCCTATCGATATACGTTCGGGGCGGCGGCCGATTTGCTCGATGTCCGCCTGAGCGAGGCGGAAAAGCAGTTTCAGTCGTTTGCGGAATTGACGGAAGCCGGCAACTACTTGGCGGCGCGCGATGTCGTCTTGTTGCTGAAGCAGGAGCTTGACCGCCTCACCGCGATGATGGAAGAGATTCCGGTGTTGCTTGGCGAGTGCCAAACCTCACTTCCGGCCCAGCTCGCTGAGCTCGCTGACGGCTATCAGGAAATGGAACAGAGCGGGTACATACTCGATCATTTGCACATCGAACGCGCGTTGGAAGAAAAACAGGAGAAAATCAAGCAATGCTTGGCGATGATCGGCGAGTTGCGCATCGAGGAAGCGAAGCAGACCGTCGCTGAGCTGAAAGAAGAAATTGACACGCTGTATGACTTGCTGGAAAAAGAAGTGCTTGCCCATCGATACGTGCAAACGGAAATGCCGCGCATCGGCGGCATGCTCAAGGAATTGGCCGCCGAGGCGAAAGAAACGGGCGCTGAAGCCGTGTTCGTCCAGCAAAGCTACCACCTGCCGCCAGGCGACCTCGAAAAATACCGAAGCATTGAAAAACAGCTGCACCAGCTGCAAAAGCGGTTTTTGCTGATCGAAGAACGCGCCGCCGAGGCGAAAACCGCCTATTCGCTGCTTAGAGAGGAGCTTGAACAGCTCGTTGGGCAAATCGGCATGATGAAGGAAGAACATGAACAATTTCGGGTGATGCTGCAGACGCTGCGCAAAGATGAATTGATTGCGCGCGAAAAGCTCGATGACATGAGAAAACAATTGTCTGAAGCACTTCGTCTCGTGCAAAAAAGCCGGCTGCCGGGGCTGCCCGAATCGTATGCGCTTAGGCTGACGGAAGCGCGCAACAGCCTGCAAAATGTCGCCGCCCGCCTCGATGAAAAGCCGCTCGACATGCCGTCGGTCGATCAGGCGCTTGAAGAAGCGAAAGCGTCGGTGGAACGGCTGTATGAGCGAACCATCGAAATGATCGAACAGGCGGCCTTGGCTGAACGGACGATTCAATACGGCAACCGCTACCGCCGCCGGTATCCGGCCGTTCATAAAGGGCTTGAGGAGGCCGAGTTTTTATTCCGCCATTATGATTACGAAGAGGCGCTTCGCCAGGCGGTGGCCACGATTGAGAGCGTCGAACCGGGCGCGTTTGATCGCGTGCAGCAGCTTTGGCAGACGGACAACGAGGAAGAACGATGA